Within Arcobacter lacus, the genomic segment ATGTAAAGTTTTTTCAGAGATAACTTCTAAAAGAGAAAATCCCATTGCTCCAAAACTCGCAAATTTATAAATGTTATCATTTTTGATACTTTTTTCAAAAAATATTAGAATAACTAAAACTATTGCACCAGGATAAACAACAGCTAAAATAGGAGATGCAAAAGAGATAATAAACTCTAACCCAATATTTGTAATTATTATGCTAAATATTGTAACAACAAAAATCAAAGTCGTATAAGAAATTCTTCTATGAGAAAGTTTTGAGAAATATTCAGCAGTTAAACTAGTAAGTGCAGAACCAGTTGTAAAACAAGCTAAAAAAACAATTATTCCTAAAAGTAAATTTCCAGCGCTTCCAAATAGATGAAAAATTATATTATTTAATAAAGAAGCTCTTTCTATATCTACTGTATAAGTTGTAGAAGTTGTAGCTCCTAAATATGTCAATCCAAAATAAATTATAAATATAAATATCGCTGCAACAATAGAAGCATATCCTATTAATTTATATCTTAAAATAGGAGATTCATATTCTCCTTTATCTGAAACTGCTTTTATTATGATAATTCCAAAAGCTAATGCAGCTAAAACATCTAAAGTTTGATAACCTGCTAACATTCCTTCAAAAATAACATTTTTAGATGATTGTACAGAAGAAACATCTCCAAAAGGAGTTATTATTCCTTTAATTATTACAATAATTAAACCAATAAAAAGAGTTGGTGTTAAAAATTTCCCTAAAATCTCTATCATTGTTGTTGGTTTTAATGTAAAAATCAATATTAAACCATAATAAATAATAGATGTTATTATAGAATTTGTTAGATTATCTCCAAAAAATGGAACAACTAACATTTCATAAGTTGTAGCACCTGTTCTTGGAAGTGCAATTAATGGACCAATAGATAAAATTATCGAAGATGTTAATAAAACTCCAGCAATTGTTCCTATCTTGTGAGTTAAATATTCAATATGTCCACCAACTTTAAGTAACGCAAACATTGCTAAAGTAGCAAATCCAATATCAGCAATAAAATATGATACAAATGCAATTCCCCAATCATTTGTAGAACTAAGTCCTAAATATGGAGGAAATATAATATTTCCTGCACCAAAATACATAGAAAATATAGCAAAACCTAAAATTAGAATATCTTTTGTAAGTTTATTTTGTTTAAGCATTTTGCTCCTATTATTGTTTTTAAGTTAATTATAATATCAAATATTATCTTTTTACCATATTTTTAATTGTATTAAAGCTAATAAAATTATAGAAGAAATAGCAAGGAATATACCATAAATTGTACTTTTATAAAGTTTTTCTTTGAAATAAAATCTTCCAATTAAAGTCCCACCTATAATAACTCCTAAATTCATTGTAATAAAAACTAAAGTAGGACTTTGAGCAAAAGCTTTATGTGCTTTTATATAAAAATAGATATTTGAGAAGTTTAATATTCCAAAAAATATTCCTAAAAAGAAATATTTAAAATTGATTTTACCTTTAAAAATAAATATATAAAATAGAGAAACTATCGCACTACAAATAAAAATTAAAAATAAAGTTGTGATAAAATCTGCTGATTTATTTATAGCTATTTGTTTAAATAAAGTATCGACGATTCCATATCCTAAAAATACAGCAAATAAATAATATATATTTTTAAAACTACTATTTGCACCTTTATTTCCTAAAATAAGAAAAATACTTATAAAAGCTAAAACAATTACTATTGCTTTATTATACGAAAAGTGTTCACCAAAAAGTACAAAACTTAGAATTATTGGTATTATCAAAGATAATCTTTGAAAAATATCTGTTCTTGCAAGTCCTGAAGTTTCCAAAGATTTATTTAAAAAATATAAAATTGTTGGTAATAAAAAACCAGTAATAGCTATAAGTTTATAATTATAAAGTTCAAAATTTATTTTTTGTATTTGAATATGAAATAAAAAATAAGATAAAAATATTGCAGTAAGATAGTTTGAAAAAATAAATATAAAAAGATCTTTTTTAAAGCTAATTTTTAAGGATTTTATATAAAAACCCACTAATAAAGATGATAATAAACTAATAGCTAAAGAACTCATATTTTGTAGATTTTAAATTTTCCTAACATATAGATGGCGACCCCAGCAAGATTCGAACTTGCGTGTTTAGGAGGAAATCCTAACGTCCTTGGCCACTAGACGACAGGGTCAAAAAAAGAAATAGATTATAGTTTAGTTTGAGTTTGTTTTTGCTTAAAAGCGAAGCACCAAATAGTGATATTATCGTAATTTCTTAAATCTTTTTTTAGAAAGTTTTATTATAGAAGAAGCAGTTGTTTCATAAAAACCATCGGCATTTTCTACTATTACATCGGCATTTTTTGAAGCATAATTTATCTCAAAATTTTTTGTTGTTTCATTTGCAGAAGTAGAATAAAGTACAGAAAATTTTGAAATAAAATCATAAAATTTACAATCTTTACTTACAACTCTAAAAGAGTTTAAATTTGGATATATGAAAGTAGTTTTTTTACTATTTCTAACAAGTTTTCTAAAATTCTTTGGAACTCTTGTATTTTTATTTAAAGTAAAAAAAGTATCAACTGTATTTAAAATCTTTTTTGAATTTGGTCTTTTTTTGATAGCTGAGAGTTTTTCATCATTTGATGATGAAAAACCCACTGTTGTATCTGTTTGAACTAGATAAACTAGAGCTGAATCCATTAGTTTTCTAAAAACTCTTGAATCGATTTTGGAGTTGAAACATCATTTGTTTTTAAAACTTTGATAGCTTCAACTGCAGCAAATGCAGCTGCAACAGTAGTAAAGTATGGAACATTCATTCTTAAAACTGCTCTTCTTATCTCTTTTCCATCATCTTTTGATGATTCTTGATCTCCACTTGTATTTATTGCCATTGCAATATCACCATTTGTAAGTAAATCAGTAATATTTGGTCTTCCTTCACTTACTTTTAATACTTTTTCGCAATCAATTCCAGCTTCTTCAATAATCTTATGTGTTCCACCTGTTGCAACAACTGTAAAACCGTTTTCAGTTAAACCTTGTGCAATACTTGGAGCAAATTCTTTGTCTAAATCACATAAAGAGATAAATACTTTTCCTTTTTTAGGAAGTTTATTTTTAGCAGCACTTTGAGATTTTGCAAATGCCATTCCAAAATTATCAGAAATCCCCATAACTTCACCAGTTGATTTCATCTCTGGACTTAAAAGTAAATCAGCTCCATTTAATTTATTAAATGGGAAAACAGCTTCTTTTACAGCAACGTGATTTTTAAGTCTTGGTTTTAATACATTATTATCTTCAAAAACAATATTTTTATCATAAACAGCAAGTGCATTTCTTAAACTTTCACCCCACATAACTCTAGTTGCTACTTTTGCCAATGGCATTCCAGTTGCTTTAGATACAAATGGAACTGTTCTAGAAGCTCTTGGATTCACTTCAATTAAATATATTTGACCTTTATGAATTGCATATTGAGTATTCATAAGTCCAACTACACCAAGACCTAAAGCCATCTCTTTTGTTTTAGTTTCTAACTCTTTTATTAAATCATCACTAATAGAAACAGGAGGTAATGAACAAGCAGAGTCACCTGAGTGAATTCCAGCTTCTTCAATATGTTGCATAATTCCACCAATATAAACTTCTTTTCCATCACTTATACAATCAACATCAAGTTCAATTGCTCTATCAAGGAATTTATCTATTAAAACTGGTGCATCATTTGAAACTGATACTGCTTCATCCATATATTGTTTTAATTCATCTGTTGAATAAACTATTTTCATACCTCTTCCACCAAGTACAAATGATGGTCTAACTAATACTGGATAACCGATTTTTTCAGCAATTTCTATCGCTTCAGTAACTTCAACAGCTGTTCCATTTTCTGGTTGTAATAAACCGATTTTTTCAACAAATGCAGAGAACTTTTTTCTATCTTCAGCTAAATCAATAACTTCAGCAGTAGTTCCTATGATTTTTGCTCCAGCTTTTGTTAAAGCATTTGCAAGTTTTAATGGAGTTTGTCCACCAAAATGTACGATAACACCATCTGGATTCTCTTTCTCAACTACACTTCTTACATGTTCAAAATCAATTGGTTCAAAATATAAAATATCAGAAGTATCATAATCTGTAGAAACAGTTTCAGGATTGCAGTTATACATTATAGTTTTTACACCCATTTCATTTAAAGCAAATGAAGCGTGAACACAACAATAGTCAAACTCAATACCTTGCCCTATTCTATTTGGTCCTCCACCAATAATCATAACTTTTTTATCAGTTGATTCAGTTTTATCTATTTTTGGAAGTTTTGTTACATTTGTAGTTGAGTATAAATATGGAGTTAAAGCTTTAAATTCAGCAGCACAAGTATCAACTTCATTGTATTCAAAATCAACATCTAAAGTTTTTCTTGCCAGATAGATATCTTCTTCAGTTTTACCTATTAAATTAGCAATCATTTTGTCAGAAAATCCGTTTGATTTTACTTTTCTCATAAAATCAGCATTTGTTAAAATTGATGAATCTATTGATTTTTCTAAATCATGGATCTCTCTAAATTTAGTTAAAAACCAAGGGTCAATTTTTGATAATTCAAAAATTTCTTCATTTGATAAACCTTGTCTCATACCTTCCATTAGGTATAAAAGTCTTTTATCATTTGGTCTTCTAATCTCTTTTTTAATAAAGTCTAAATCTTTATCTAAAATTCTATCAAATCCTACAAGACCAGTTTCCATTGAACAAAGTGCTTTTTGAATAGATTCATTAAATGTTCTTCCAATAGCCATTGCCTCACCAACAGATTTCATAGAAGTTGTTAAAGTTGAATCAGCTTTAGGGAATTTTTCAAAAGTAAATCTTGGAACTTTTGTAACTATATAATCAATTACAGGTTCAAAAGAAGCAGCAGTTCCAGTAATGTCATTTGTGATTTCATCAAGTGTAAATCCAACAGCTAAAAGTGTTGCTACTTTTGCAATTGGATAACCAGTTGCCTTAGATGCAAGTGCAGAAGATCTTGAAACTCTTGGGTTCATCTCAATTACAATCATTCTTCCTGTATTTGGGCAAATAGAAAATTGTACATTTGATCCACCTGTATCAACTCCAATTTCTCTTAAAATTGCAAAAGATGCATTTCTCATATCTTGATACTCTTTATCTGTAAGAGTAAGAGCAGGAGCAACAGTTATAGAATCTCCTGTATGAACTCCCATTGGATCTAAGTTTTCAATAGAACATACGATAATACAGTTATCATTTCTATCTCTGATAACTTCCATTTCATACTCTTTCCATCCAAGCATAGATTCCATAATTTCAATTTCATTTATTGGAGATGCTTCAATTCCAGATGCAGCAAGAACTTTAAACTCTTCCATATTATAAGCAACTCCACTCCCTCCACCAGCAAGAGTAAATGAAGCTCTTGAAATCACAGGGAATCCAATCTCTTTTGCCACTTTTATAGCTTCTTCTAAAGTATAAGCATTTGCACTTTTTGGTAAATCCATACCAATTTTTTTCATAGCTTCATTAAAAAGATGTCTATCTTCACCTTTTTTAATAGAATCAGGATGTGCTCCTAAAAACTTGATACCTTCAAGCATCCCTTTTTCATACATAGAAGTAGCAACGTTTAATGCTGTTTGTCCTCCCATAGTAGGTAAAATAGCATCAATATTCTCTTTTTCAATTATTTTTGCAACAACTTCTTCTGTAATTGGTTCAATATATGTTTTATCAGCAAATTCTGGATCAGTCATGATTGTAGCTGGATTTGAATTAATTAAAACAACTCTATATCCAAGTTCTTTTAGCGTTTTTGTAGCTTGAGTTCCTGAGTAGTCAAACTCACACGCTTGACCAATAACAATTGGTCCAGAACCAATAAGTAAAATAGATTTTATATCTTCTCTTTTTGGCATAAAAAATTCCCCATATATATTATAAAATTTGGATATTGTATCGAAAAAGCTCTTAAGATTGTGTTATGCAATGTTTTCATAATATTTGTTATTAATTAAAAAAGGAAAATATAAATGATAGAACAAAATAAAACTTATTTGAAAAATAGAGGATTTATTTTCTTTGTATTATTCTTTTTATTTACAAATTTATATTCTAATTCTACAAATTCTAATGAATATGAAGAGTTAAAAAAATCTATAAATATAAAATATAAAAATCAAATTCCAAAAGAGTGGAAAGAAAATGCAACGGGAGTTAAAACAAAATTAAAAACAAAAGAAAAAGTTTTAGCAATAACAATGGATGCTTGTGGAAGTTTATATGGAATGCAATATGATAAAGATTTGATATTATTTTTAGAAAAAGAGCAAATTCCTGCAACACTTTTTATAAATGCAAGATGGATAGATAAAAATTTAGAAGATTTTAAAGTTTTAGCAAATAATACTCTTTTTGAAATAGCAAATCATGGATTACTTCATAAACCAGCTTCAGTAAATGGAAAATCTATTTATAAGATTTCTGGAACAAAAAATATTGATGAATTAATTGATGAAATTGAATTAAATGCCAGAAAAATTGAATCAATTACACAAAAACGCCCTAAATATTTTCGTTCAGGAACTGCTTATTATGATGAAATTGCTGTAAAAATAGCAAATGACTTAAACCATGAAGTCATTGGTTTTTCAATTTTAGGAGATGCTGGAGCAACATTTAGTGCAAAAAAAGTTGAAGAAACATTTTTAAAAGCAAAAGGTGGAGAAATAATAATCGTACACTTTAATCATCCAAATTCAGGAACAAGAGCTGGTATGATAAATGCAATAAAAGAGTTAAAAAATAAAGGTTTTAAATTTGTTAAATTATCAGATTACTCTTTAGAGTAATCTAATATGTTTTGTTATGCTTTAGATATTTTAAATTTATAATTTATAGAAATTAATATCATTCCTATAACTGTCGCCATAAATGAAGCAGTGAATATTCCTATTTTTATAGCAGAAATAGTATCTTCATCAATAAATGCTAAATTCGCAATAAATATAGACATTGTAAATCCAATACCAGCAATAAATCCAACAGATATTATTTCAAACCAAGAGATATTTTTTGGTTTTTTTATGATATTTAACTTTGTTGCAGCATATGTAAATCCAAAAATTCCCAAAGGTTTTCCTACTAATAATCCTAGTGCTACACCTAAAACTATCATCCAATTTGTCCAAACAGTAGAAAAATCCAATAAAACTCCTGCATTTGAAAATGCGAATATTGGCATAATAAAAAATGCTGAAAAACCGTGTAAATCGTGTTCTAATCTGATAAGTGGATTTTGAACTCTATCATATCCATATGCAATTCCTTCTAAAGCATTTATCTGTCTATGATTTAATATTGGTTTATCATCCATACATCTTTCAAACTCTTCTAAATCAGCTTTAGTTTTTTCTATAAATTTTTTTTCATTCATTCTTGAACTAATAGGAATAGCAAAAGCCAATAAAACTCCTGCAATTGTCGCGTGAACTCCTGTTTCATGGATAAATATCCATAAAAAAATACCTAAAAATAAATAAAAAGAAAGTTTTTTTACATCAAAATAGTTCAAAAGCCAAATTAAGCCATAAACAAAAGCCGCATGTAAAAAATACTCTAATTTTAATTCACTTGTATAAACAGTTGCAACAACTATAATTGCACCCAAATCATCTATAACAGCAAGAGCAACAAGGAATAATTTAAGTGCAGTATTTACTCTTTTTCCAAGTAATATTAGCATAGCAATGGCAAAAGCAGTATCAGTTCCCATTGGGATTCCAAAACCAATAAAATTATCTGGATTCAATGCAATATAAATTGAAGCTGGAACTATCATTCCACCTAAAGAAGCAACAAAAGGAAACATCGCTCTTGAAACACTTGCAAGCTCTCCTATTAGTAACTCTCTTTTTATTTCAAGACTCACCATAAGGAAAAATAGCGCCATTAAACCATCATTTATCCAAAGGCGAAGAGGCATTGATATAATAAAATCACCTATTGCAACACCTAAAGGTTTATCCCACAAATTAAAATAAATGTCACCTAAACTAGAATTAGCAACAATTATGGCAAATAAGGTTACAAATAAAAGTAATATACCACTTAAGGCTTCTTTTGAGATAAAATTGTCTATTACTTTATATTTTTTTACCATAATTGTCTCCTTAAAAATCTATCTAATCTTTGCTTTCTACTGAAAAAACAAGTTTTGCTTCATCAAGAAGTTTTTGTGCAACTTCTAGCTCTTTTATACCATCTTTATAAAGTTTTATAGAATCGCTAAGTGTAATTTCAGGATTTGAAAGTTTTTCTAAAAACTCTTTTGCATTTGAGATTTTATCTTCAAAATTTACTTTTTCTAAATTTTCTTTCATTCATTATCCTTTAAAATATCTTTTACATAATCTTGAAATTTTTCAACTTCAACTAAAAAAGAGTCATGTCCTGAGTTACTATTTATAAGTTTATACGTAACTTGATTTTTTCGTCCAAGTTTTATCATAATATCTCTTATTTCTTCCATCTCTTCAGGGAAAAACAACATATCATCACTAAATGCTATTAGATGCAGTTTTGCTTGAATTTTATCAAATGAATCTTCTAGCTTATCTTTATTTCTTCCAGCATCAAAAATATTTATCGTTTTACAAATATATAAATATGAAAGCGGATCAAAAAATTTTGGAAAACTATAAGAGTTATATTCAAGATATTTTTCTACTTCAAATCTTCCAAAAAGTTCATATAATCCATCAGTTGTTACATAATCTCTACCAAATTTATTTTTAAATAAGTTTGGACTAAGATACATCATAAGCCCTGCCATTCGTCCAACTGCAAGTCCAGGAAGTCCTAAAGCTTTTAAATCTTCTTTTTTATAGTTTCCATTATTAAAAATTTTATCGTGTCTTATAGCCTCTATTGCTATTTTATTTATTCCAATAACCCAAGGTCTTGTATATGCAGTTGTTGCTAATGCGATTATATGTTTTGCAAAAGTTGGATATTCTATTGAATAACAAAGAGCTTGCATTCCTCCCATACTTCCACCAACAACTGCAACGGCATTTTTTATACCTAATCTTTCATATAATTTCATCTGTGCTTTTACAATATCTGATATTGTAATAACTGGAAATTTTAATCTATATTCTATTTTTGTACTTGGGTTAATACTCAAAGGATTTGTCGAACCATACGAACTTCCTATTGTATTTGAGCAAATCACAAAATATTTTGTAGTATCTATTGCTTTTCCATCACCTATAAATTTATCCCACCAACCTGGCTTTGCTTCATCAGCATATCGACCTGCTGCAT encodes:
- the brnQ gene encoding branched-chain amino acid transport system II carrier protein, with amino-acid sequence MLKQNKLTKDILILGFAIFSMYFGAGNIIFPPYLGLSSTNDWGIAFVSYFIADIGFATLAMFALLKVGGHIEYLTHKIGTIAGVLLTSSIILSIGPLIALPRTGATTYEMLVVPFFGDNLTNSIITSIIYYGLILIFTLKPTTMIEILGKFLTPTLFIGLIIVIIKGIITPFGDVSSVQSSKNVIFEGMLAGYQTLDVLAALAFGIIIIKAVSDKGEYESPILRYKLIGYASIVAAIFIFIIYFGLTYLGATTSTTYTVDIERASLLNNIIFHLFGSAGNLLLGIIVFLACFTTGSALTSLTAEYFSKLSHRRISYTTLIFVVTIFSIIITNIGLEFIISFASPILAVVYPGAIVLVILIFFEKSIKNDNIYKFASFGAMGFSLLEVISEKTLHIEFLSKLPLFEYGFSWILVSIIFGIIGAFIPQKDNL
- a CDS encoding EamA family transporter: MSSLAISLLSSLLVGFYIKSLKISFKKDLFIFIFSNYLTAIFLSYFLFHIQIQKINFELYNYKLIAITGFLLPTILYFLNKSLETSGLARTDIFQRLSLIIPIILSFVLFGEHFSYNKAIVIVLAFISIFLILGNKGANSSFKNIYYLFAVFLGYGIVDTLFKQIAINKSADFITTLFLIFICSAIVSLFYIFIFKGKINFKYFFLGIFFGILNFSNIYFYIKAHKAFAQSPTLVFITMNLGVIIGGTLIGRFYFKEKLYKSTIYGIFLAISSIILLALIQLKIW
- a CDS encoding Sua5 YciO YrdC YwlC family protein, coding for MDSALVYLVQTDTTVGFSSSNDEKLSAIKKRPNSKKILNTVDTFFTLNKNTRVPKNFRKLVRNSKKTTFIYPNLNSFRVVSKDCKFYDFISKFSVLYSTSANETTKNFEINYASKNADVIVENADGFYETTASSIIKLSKKRFKKLR
- the carB gene encoding carbamoyl-phosphate synthase large subunit, with protein sequence MPKREDIKSILLIGSGPIVIGQACEFDYSGTQATKTLKELGYRVVLINSNPATIMTDPEFADKTYIEPITEEVVAKIIEKENIDAILPTMGGQTALNVATSMYEKGMLEGIKFLGAHPDSIKKGEDRHLFNEAMKKIGMDLPKSANAYTLEEAIKVAKEIGFPVISRASFTLAGGGSGVAYNMEEFKVLAASGIEASPINEIEIMESMLGWKEYEMEVIRDRNDNCIIVCSIENLDPMGVHTGDSITVAPALTLTDKEYQDMRNASFAILREIGVDTGGSNVQFSICPNTGRMIVIEMNPRVSRSSALASKATGYPIAKVATLLAVGFTLDEITNDITGTAASFEPVIDYIVTKVPRFTFEKFPKADSTLTTSMKSVGEAMAIGRTFNESIQKALCSMETGLVGFDRILDKDLDFIKKEIRRPNDKRLLYLMEGMRQGLSNEEIFELSKIDPWFLTKFREIHDLEKSIDSSILTNADFMRKVKSNGFSDKMIANLIGKTEEDIYLARKTLDVDFEYNEVDTCAAEFKALTPYLYSTTNVTKLPKIDKTESTDKKVMIIGGGPNRIGQGIEFDYCCVHASFALNEMGVKTIMYNCNPETVSTDYDTSDILYFEPIDFEHVRSVVEKENPDGVIVHFGGQTPLKLANALTKAGAKIIGTTAEVIDLAEDRKKFSAFVEKIGLLQPENGTAVEVTEAIEIAEKIGYPVLVRPSFVLGGRGMKIVYSTDELKQYMDEAVSVSNDAPVLIDKFLDRAIELDVDCISDGKEVYIGGIMQHIEEAGIHSGDSACSLPPVSISDDLIKELETKTKEMALGLGVVGLMNTQYAIHKGQIYLIEVNPRASRTVPFVSKATGMPLAKVATRVMWGESLRNALAVYDKNIVFEDNNVLKPRLKNHVAVKEAVFPFNKLNGADLLLSPEMKSTGEVMGISDNFGMAFAKSQSAAKNKLPKKGKVFISLCDLDKEFAPSIAQGLTENGFTVVATGGTHKIIEEAGIDCEKVLKVSEGRPNITDLLTNGDIAMAINTSGDQESSKDDGKEIRRAVLRMNVPYFTTVAAAFAAVEAIKVLKTNDVSTPKSIQEFLEN
- a CDS encoding polysaccharide deacetylase family protein codes for the protein MIEQNKTYLKNRGFIFFVLFFLFTNLYSNSTNSNEYEELKKSINIKYKNQIPKEWKENATGVKTKLKTKEKVLAITMDACGSLYGMQYDKDLILFLEKEQIPATLFINARWIDKNLEDFKVLANNTLFEIANHGLLHKPASVNGKSIYKISGTKNIDELIDEIELNARKIESITQKRPKYFRSGTAYYDEIAVKIANDLNHEVIGFSILGDAGATFSAKKVEETFLKAKGGEIIIVHFNHPNSGTRAGMINAIKELKNKGFKFVKLSDYSLE
- the nhaA gene encoding Na+/H+ antiporter NhaA, with protein sequence MVKKYKVIDNFISKEALSGILLLFVTLFAIIVANSSLGDIYFNLWDKPLGVAIGDFIISMPLRLWINDGLMALFFLMVSLEIKRELLIGELASVSRAMFPFVASLGGMIVPASIYIALNPDNFIGFGIPMGTDTAFAIAMLILLGKRVNTALKLFLVALAVIDDLGAIIVVATVYTSELKLEYFLHAAFVYGLIWLLNYFDVKKLSFYLFLGIFLWIFIHETGVHATIAGVLLAFAIPISSRMNEKKFIEKTKADLEEFERCMDDKPILNHRQINALEGIAYGYDRVQNPLIRLEHDLHGFSAFFIMPIFAFSNAGVLLDFSTVWTNWMIVLGVALGLLVGKPLGIFGFTYAATKLNIIKKPKNISWFEIISVGFIAGIGFTMSIFIANLAFIDEDTISAIKIGIFTASFMATVIGMILISINYKFKISKA
- the xseB gene encoding exodeoxyribonuclease VII small subunit; the encoded protein is MKENLEKVNFEDKISNAKEFLEKLSNPEITLSDSIKLYKDGIKELEVAQKLLDEAKLVFSVESKD
- the metX gene encoding homoserine O-acetyltransferase MetX; protein product: MKIETKVEKFNEPLYLESGRLLESFELIYETYGELNKDKSNVIIVCHALSGSHHAAGRYADEAKPGWWDKFIGDGKAIDTTKYFVICSNTIGSSYGSTNPLSINPSTKIEYRLKFPVITISDIVKAQMKLYERLGIKNAVAVVGGSMGGMQALCYSIEYPTFAKHIIALATTAYTRPWVIGINKIAIEAIRHDKIFNNGNYKKEDLKALGLPGLAVGRMAGLMMYLSPNLFKNKFGRDYVTTDGLYELFGRFEVEKYLEYNSYSFPKFFDPLSYLYICKTINIFDAGRNKDKLEDSFDKIQAKLHLIAFSDDMLFFPEEMEEIRDIMIKLGRKNQVTYKLINSNSGHDSFLVEVEKFQDYVKDILKDNE